From a region of the Hemibagrus wyckioides isolate EC202008001 linkage group LG06, SWU_Hwy_1.0, whole genome shotgun sequence genome:
- the LOC131354787 gene encoding uncharacterized protein LOC131354787 isoform X2 yields the protein MERFFQRLKFLIEDTSDFIKECAPSEFHPFINTCVLDSLLAAFHTAYIVFPNIAELLHRNDFFREVISLLNQKMYIEARILCVSELNHEKSDLFGNVKDYFPLIDKLVWPKSSPNDCEIIRKLNCFGNVFILGDPSDPPLILIHRDVPSVPSIALPPHFDDVEKKRIFASFFLLIGKDKHMTMCFQSSESTWHLYDNDPKKPSFQPFDPDDFKNYMICLVGYVNITQLEEYKGIPETGEGAGLSNQHVCPSQHFYQQQSVADVEMEDLSYSVSIPETGEGVGPRLFNQSRQDVYPNFSNQSQLVEDVEMLSCSSSDSD from the exons atggAAAGATTTTTTCAAAG ACTTAAATTCCTGATTGAAGACACCTCTGATTTCATCAAGGAGTGTGCTCCGTCTGAGTTCCACCCATTTATCAACACCTGCGTCCTAGACTCTCTCCTAGCTGCCTTCCATACAGCTTATATTGTCTTTCCAAATATAGCAGAGCTTTTACACAGAAATGACTTTTTCAGAGAAGTTATTTCTTTGttaaaccaaaaaatgtatatagagGCTCGGATTCTCTGTGTAAGTGAGTTGAATCATGAAAAAAGTGACCTTTTTGGCAACGTTAAAGATTATTTTCCACTGATTGATAAACTGGTGTGGCCAAAAAGCTCTCCAAACGATTGTGAAATAATCAG GAAACTTAATTGTtttggaaatgtatttattctggGCGACCCGTCTGATCCACCATTAATTCTGATTCATCGTGACGTTCCCAGTGTTCCGAGTATTGCACTGCCACCCCACTTTGATGATGTAGAGAAGAAAAG GATTTTTGCCAGTTTCTTTTTACTGATTGGGAAAGATAAGCACATGACTATGTGCTTCCAGTCCTCCGAAAGCACGTGGCATTTAtatgacaatgatccaaaaaaGCCTTCATTTCAACCTTTTGACCCTGACGATTTTAAAAACTACATGATTTGTTTGGTGGGATACGTCAACATAACCCAATTAGAAGAATATAAAG GTATTCCCGAGACTGGAGAAGGAGCAGGTTTATCAAATCAGCATGTTTGTCCATCTCAACACTTCTACCAACAACAGTCGGTGGCAGACGTAGAAATGGAAGATCTAAGCTACTCTGTATCTATTCCTGAGACCGGGGAAGGAGTGGGACCAAGGCTGTTCAATCAAAGCCGTCAAGATGTTTACCCGAATTTCAGCAACCAGAGTCAGCTAGTGGAAGACGTAGAAATGCTATCCTGCAGCAGCTCTGATTCAGATTAA
- the LOC131354787 gene encoding uncharacterized protein LOC131354787 isoform X3 has protein sequence MERFFQRLKFLIEDTSDFIKECAPSEFHPFINTCVLDSLLAAFHTAYIVFPNIAELLHRNDFFREVISLLNQKMYIEARILCVSELNHEKSDLFGNVKDYFPLIDKLVWPKSSPNDCEIIRKLNCFGNVFILGDPSDPPLILIHRDVPSVPSIALPPHFDDVEKKRIFASFFLLIGKDKHMTMCFQSSESTWHLYDNDPKKPSFQPFDPDDFKNYMICLVGYVNITQLEEYKGIPETGEGAGLSNQHVCPSQHFYQQQSVADVEMEDLSYSVSIPETGEGVGPRLFNQSRQDVYPNFSNQSQLVEDVEMLSCSSSDSD, from the exons ATGGAAAGATTCTTTCAAAG ACTTAAATTCCTGATTGAAGACACCTCTGATTTCATCAAGGAGTGTGCTCCGTCTGAGTTCCACCCATTTATCAACACCTGCGTCCTAGACTCTCTCCTAGCTGCCTTCCATACAGCTTATATTGTCTTTCCAAATATAGCAGAGCTTTTACACAGAAATGACTTTTTCAGAGAAGTTATTTCTTTGttaaaccaaaaaatgtatatagagGCTCGGATTCTCTGTGTAAGTGAGTTGAATCATGAAAAAAGTGACCTTTTTGGCAACGTTAAAGATTATTTTCCACTGATTGATAAACTGGTGTGGCCAAAAAGCTCTCCAAACGATTGTGAAATAATCAG GAAACTTAATTGTtttggaaatgtatttattctggGCGACCCGTCTGATCCACCATTAATTCTGATTCATCGTGACGTTCCCAGTGTTCCGAGTATTGCACTGCCACCCCACTTTGATGATGTAGAGAAGAAAAG GATTTTTGCCAGTTTCTTTTTACTGATTGGGAAAGATAAGCACATGACTATGTGCTTCCAGTCCTCCGAAAGCACGTGGCATTTAtatgacaatgatccaaaaaaGCCTTCATTTCAACCTTTTGACCCTGACGATTTTAAAAACTACATGATTTGTTTGGTGGGATACGTCAACATAACCCAATTAGAAGAATATAAAG GTATTCCCGAGACTGGAGAAGGAGCAGGTTTATCAAATCAGCATGTTTGTCCATCTCAACACTTCTACCAACAACAGTCGGTGGCAGACGTAGAAATGGAAGATCTAAGCTACTCTGTATCTATTCCTGAGACCGGGGAAGGAGTGGGACCAAGGCTGTTCAATCAAAGCCGTCAAGATGTTTACCCGAATTTCAGCAACCAGAGTCAGCTAGTGGAAGACGTAGAAATGCTATCCTGCAGCAGCTCTGATTCAGATTAA
- the LOC131354789 gene encoding uncharacterized protein LOC131354789: protein METQRLAVWRLMIENKSTFMKDGSLFFSYRLTRTCVIDSHLAAFHITAKLFPNVEDLFKSDELFRQLMVFINRKSYSQAKFLSAQQLKHVKFDYNLKVDFYGTVYDHFPLFDKLVCAEMIYNETNPNESAIHEEIFSQFKSFGYVKALGDAAAPALILGYCLTTEPMLYIKDKKKRIFQLQFLLLGKEEHMTMCFRFSMNNWKLYDNDQAKPSFQDFNLKDLRYSEICLAGYVNLTQAQTYKFGIAETGEGAGAMPFYSGTNSPPLDPELLNYSVAIPETGQGLGPRPFYSNWPDISPISPVEDQPVED, encoded by the exons ATGGAAACTCAAAG GCTGGCGGTGTGGAGGCTGATGATTGAAAACAAGTCCACCTTCATGAAAGACggttctttgtttttctcataCCGTCTTACAAGGACGTGTGTTATCGACTCACATTTGGCTGCCTTTCACATCACAGCTAAACTATTTCCAAATGTTGAAGATCTATTTAAATCGGATGAGTTATTCCGACAACTCATGGTTTTCATAAATCGCAAAAGTTATAGTCAGGCCAAATTTCTTAGTGCACAGCAGCTGAAACATGTCAAATTTGATTACAATTTAAAAGTGGACTTTTATGGCACTGTCTATGACCATTTCCCTCTCTTTGATAAACTTGTATGTGCTGAAATGATTTACAACGAAACAAACCCAAATGAGAGTGCTATCCACGAAGAAATATTCAG CCAGTTTAAATCATTTGGTTACGTGAAGGCTTTGGGAGATGCAGCAGCTCCAGCACTTATACTGGGGTACTGTTTGACTACTGAACCAATGCTGTATATTAAAGATAAGAAGAAAAG AATTTTTCAGCTGCAGTTTTTGCTGCTAGGCAAAGAAGAGCACATGACCATGTGTTTCAGATTCTCCATGAACAACTGGAAGCTCTATGACAATGATCAAGCAAAACCTTCTTTCCAGGATTTCAACTTAAAAGATCTTAGATATTCTGAGATTTGCCTGGCTGGATACGTCAACCTAACCCAAGCGCAGACATATAAATTTG GCATTGCTGAGACTGGAGAAGGAGCAGGAGCAATGCCTTTCTATTCAGGTACAAACAGTCCTCCGTTGGATCCAGAACTGCTCAATTACTCTGTTGCTATTCCCGAGACTGGACAAGGATTGGGACCAAGGCCTTTCTATTCAAACTGGCCAGATATTTCCCCAATATCCCCAGTGGAAGACCAGCCAGTAGAAGACTAG
- the LOC131354787 gene encoding uncharacterized protein LOC131354787 isoform X1, with protein sequence MERFFQRLKFLIEDTSDFIKECAPSEFHPFINTCVLDSLLAAFHTAYIVFPNIAELLHRNDFFREVISLLNQKMYIEARILCVSELNHEKSDLFGNVKDYFPLIDKLVWPKSSPNDCEIIRKLNCFGNVFILGDPSDPPLILIHRHVPNVPSIALPPHFDDVEKKRIFASFFLLIGKDKHMTMCFQSSESTWHLYDNDPKKPSFQPFDPDDFKNYMICLVGYVNITQLEEYKGIPETGEGAGLSNQHVCPSQHFYQQQSVADVEMEDLSYSVSIPETGEGVGPRLFNQSRQDVYPNFSNQSQLVEDVEMLSCSSSDSD encoded by the exons ATGGAAAGATTCTTTCAAAG ACTTAAATTCCTGATTGAAGACACCTCTGATTTCATCAAGGAGTGTGCTCCATCTGAGTTCCACCCATTTATCAACACCTGCGTCCTAGACTCTCTCCTAGCTGCCTTCCATACAGCTTATATCGTCTTTCCAAATATAGCAGAGCTTTTACACAGAAATGACTTTTTCAGAGAAGTTATTTCTTTGttaaaccaaaaaatgtatatagagGCTCGGATTCTCTGTGTAAGTGAGTTGAATCATGAAAAAAGTGACCTTTTTGGCAACGTTAAAGATTATTTTCCACTGATTGATAAACTGGTGTGGCCAAAAAGCTCTCCAAACGATTGTGAAATAATCAG GAAACTTAATTGTtttggaaatgtatttattctggGCGACCCGTCTGATCCACCATTAATTCTGATTCATCGTCACGTTCCCAATGTTCCGAGTATTGCACTGCCACCCCACTTTGATGATGTAGAGAAGAAAAG GATTTTTGCCAGTTTCTTTTTACTGATTGGGAAAGATAAGCACATGACTATGTGCTTCCAGTCCTCCGAAAGCACGTGGCATTTAtatgacaatgatccaaaaaaGCCTTCATTTCAACCTTTTGACCCTGACGATTTTAAAAACTACATGATTTGTTTGGTGGGATACGTCAACATAACCCAATTAGAAGAATATAAAG GTATTCCCGAGACTGGAGAAGGAGCAGGTTTATCAAATCAGCATGTTTGTCCATCTCAACACTTCTACCAACAACAGTCGGTGGCAGACGTAGAAATGGAAGATCTAAGCTACTCTGTATCTATTCCTGAGACCGGGGAAGGAGTGGGACCAAGGCTGTTCAATCAAAGCCGTCAAGATGTTTACCCGAATTTCAGCAACCAGAGTCAGCTAGTGGAAGATGTAGAAATGCTATCCTGCAGCAGCTCTGATTCAGATTAA
- the LOC131354788 gene encoding uncharacterized protein LOC131354788 translates to METRRFLEVWRLMNENQSTYMKAGALFFSYRLMRAHVIDSFLAAFHITAKIFPNVEDLFYLDELFRQLMALINRKNYSQAKFLSAQQLKHVKFDHKLKVIDFYGTVYDHFPLFDKLVCAEMIYNETNESAIYEEIFSQFKSFGYVKALGDAADPALILGYCLTTEPVLYIKDKKKRIFQLQFLLLGKEEHMTMCFRFSMNNWKLYDNDQAKPSFQDFNLKDLRYSEICLAGYVNLTQAQTYKFGIAETREGAGAMPFYSGTNSSPLDPDLLTYPVAIPETGQGLGPRPFYSNWPDIPPISDQEQPVEDQPVED, encoded by the exons ATGGAAACTCGAAG GTTTCTGGAGGTGTGGAGGCTGATGAATGAAAACCAGTCCACCTACATGAAAGCCGGTGCTTTGTTTTTCTCATACCGTCTTATGAGAGCTCATGTTATCGATTCATTTTTGGCTGCCTTTCACATCACAGCTAAAATATTTCCAAATGTTGAAGATCTTTTTTATTTGGATGAGTTATTCCGACAACTTATGGCTTTAATAAATCGCAAAAATTATAGTCAGGCTAAATTTCTTAGTGCACAGCAGCTGAAACATGTCAAATTTGATCACAAGTTAAAAGTAATTGACTTTTATGGCACTGTCTATGACCATTTCCCTCTCTTTGATAAACTTGTATGTGCTGAAATGATTTACAACGAAACAAATGAGAGTGCTATCTATGAAGAAATATTCAG CCAGTTTAAATCATTTGGTTACGTGAAGGCTTTGGGAGATGCAGCAGATCCAGCACTTATACTGGGGTACTGTTTGACTACTGAACCAGTGCTGTATATTAAAGATAAGAAGAAAAG AATTTTTCAGCTGCAGTTTTTGCTGCTCGGCAAAGAAGAGCACATGACCATGTGTTTCAGATTCTCCATGAACAACTGGAAGCTCTATGACAACGATCAAGCAAAACCTTCTTTCCAGGATTTCAACTTAAAAGATCTTAGATATTCTGAGATTTGCCTGGCTGGATACGTCAACCTAACCCAAGCGCAGACATATAAATTTG GCATTGCTGAGACTCGAGAAGGAGCAGGAGCAATGCCTTTCTATTCAGGTACAAACAGTTCTCCGTTGGATCCAGATCTGCTCACTTACCCTGTAGCTATTCCCGAGACTGGACAAGGATTGGGACCAAGGCCTTTCTATTCAAACTGGCCAGATATTCCCCCAATATCTGATCAGGAGCAGCCAGTGGAAGACCAGCCAGTAGAAGACTAG